Proteins from a single region of Desulfobacter postgatei 2ac9:
- a CDS encoding HypC/HybG/HupF family hydrogenase formation chaperone, whose product MCLAVPSKIIEINDTLAKVAVDGVVREASLMLLDDAGIGDYVIVHAGFAISKVDEEAALQTIQDMRRILELGGDPA is encoded by the coding sequence ATGTGTTTGGCTGTACCTTCAAAAATTATTGAAATAAACGATACCCTAGCAAAGGTAGCGGTGGACGGGGTGGTCCGTGAGGCCAGCCTGATGTTGCTCGACGATGCAGGGATCGGGGATTATGTTATTGTTCATGCCGGATTTGCCATTTCAAAGGTAGATGAAGAAGCTGCCTTGCAAACCATTCAAGACATGCGCAGGATACTTGAACTGGGCGGCGACCCGGCCTGA
- the rnc gene encoding ribonuclease III — MIDLHTHSTASDGSLTPRQILDLARDTGIEALALTDHDTVAGILEIKDIVHSYPVEFITGVEISCSPPPEFKSLGSIHMLGYGFSVYDCGLNEALTRAAEARAKRNPKIIKKLNALGFDITLDEVESRFGASQTGRPHIAELLVEKGYVSDFRQAFDLYLGKNKPAYVDKFKISCKEAIRLILDAGGLPVLAHPGIIDFQRPHDLDTFVNLLVAEGLEGIEVYYSGHDSALRQHLSEIVHSKGLVATGGSDFHGSFNKGVDLGRGRGNLNIAMSVFKTLNERVLEVQSVPRLDLLEQNLDYRFKSRAFLSNALCHRSYLNENQNTCDTDNERLEFLGDAVLGVCVGHLLMESDPLKKEGDLSRLRSNLVSETGLANIARRIDLGRFIKLGKGESLSGGSDKNSILSDAFEAVVAAVYLDAGFERAQTMVNRLFQEPVQQVLASSDFIDYKSGLQEFTQEHFGKTPDYALAKEKGPDHDKTFEICLNLDSISTMGTGKTKKAAEQDAAKKALAILNRNFD, encoded by the coding sequence TTGATCGATCTTCACACACATTCAACTGCCTCGGACGGGTCTCTGACGCCCAGACAGATCCTTGATTTGGCCAGAGACACCGGCATTGAGGCACTTGCGTTGACTGACCACGATACCGTTGCCGGAATTCTGGAAATAAAAGATATTGTTCATTCATATCCGGTTGAATTTATCACCGGTGTTGAAATTTCGTGTTCTCCTCCGCCTGAGTTCAAATCCCTTGGCAGCATTCATATGCTTGGATATGGATTTTCCGTTTATGACTGTGGGTTGAACGAGGCACTGACTCGTGCGGCAGAGGCCAGGGCCAAGCGGAATCCCAAAATCATTAAAAAACTTAATGCATTGGGATTTGACATTACCCTGGACGAGGTGGAAAGTCGTTTTGGCGCCAGCCAGACAGGCCGCCCCCACATTGCCGAACTGCTTGTGGAAAAAGGCTATGTCTCTGATTTTCGCCAGGCCTTTGATCTTTACCTGGGTAAAAACAAACCCGCCTATGTTGATAAATTTAAAATATCCTGCAAAGAAGCGATCCGGCTGATTCTTGATGCCGGTGGTCTGCCGGTTCTGGCCCATCCGGGAATCATTGATTTTCAACGTCCCCATGATCTGGATACCTTTGTGAATCTGCTGGTCGCGGAGGGACTTGAAGGCATTGAAGTCTATTATTCAGGACATGACTCAGCCCTGCGACAACATCTGTCTGAAATTGTACACAGTAAAGGACTGGTGGCTACGGGAGGGTCTGATTTCCATGGCAGTTTCAATAAAGGGGTGGATCTGGGCCGGGGCAGAGGCAATTTGAATATAGCCATGTCCGTGTTCAAAACATTGAACGAACGAGTACTGGAAGTCCAGTCCGTTCCCCGTCTGGATCTGCTGGAACAAAACCTTGATTACCGATTTAAGTCCCGGGCCTTTTTATCCAACGCCCTGTGTCATCGCTCCTATCTTAATGAAAATCAGAATACCTGCGATACGGATAATGAGCGCCTTGAGTTCCTCGGCGATGCCGTGCTAGGGGTATGTGTGGGGCATCTGCTTATGGAAAGCGATCCTTTAAAAAAGGAAGGTGACCTTTCCCGGCTGCGCTCAAATCTTGTCAGTGAAACAGGACTGGCGAACATTGCCCGCAGGATTGATTTGGGCCGCTTTATTAAGCTGGGTAAGGGAGAATCTCTTTCAGGGGGCAGTGACAAAAATTCGATTCTGTCAGATGCCTTTGAGGCTGTGGTTGCAGCGGTGTACTTGGATGCCGGATTTGAAAGAGCACAAACCATGGTGAACCGTCTTTTTCAAGAACCCGTGCAGCAGGTTCTGGCCTCATCTGATTTCATTGATTATAAAAGCGGTCTCCAGGAATTTACCCAGGAGCATTTTGGCAAAACCCCGGATTATGCCCTTGCAAAAGAGAAGGGTCCTGACCATGACAAAACGTTTGAGATCTGCCTGAATCTGGATTCGATTTCCACCATGGGTACTGGTAAAACCAAGAAAGCTGCTGAACAGGATGCCGCCAAAAAAGCGCTGGCTATTTTGAACCGCAATTTTGATTAA
- the hypF gene encoding carbamoyltransferase HypF → MGSSGIAAKKIEISGVVQGVGFRPFLFGLACAHHLCGHVSNTDFGVAIFIQGAPKDLDAFILDVLEKKPLLSQISDMVSTDTQPLELTDFKIVKSRDTQTRSALISPDVGVCPDCLKEMQDPADRRFEYPFINCTNCGPRYTIIRDIPYDRPKTAMKSFAMCPDCRKEYEDPLNRRFHAQPNACPVCGPQVFLLDNKGKQVDGKNPAQAMALAAQFLRQGKIVAVKGLGGFHLAVDAANETAVERLRQRKKRPHKPFALMAAWDSSLFHHVCMDGDEKALLLSYQRPVVLLKKKALSKSVSTGPAPNLAPDNRCLGIMLPYTPLHYLLLEKGPDILVMTSGNRSGEPLSIDNAHALDAFSHIADYFLLHNRDIYFRADDSIAKIQQGKVRFLRRSRGYAPLPVDITPPVKDGFANILGCGAGMKSTICLTRDRYAFLSPHIGDLESVQVHNFYSATIEHMQKILDIRSMCVAHDLHPGYFSTRFAKMLSCQGLPLIGVQHHHAHALSCMAENHLDGKVLALTLDGTGLGTDGHIWGGEVLACTYEGFERRARLNYLPMPGGDAAVMEPWRMAASLLYKVYGSGIMDLDIPFVRSLNTSKLAFLIQMMKQQVNSPMTSSTGRLFDAVSALLMLCHKISYDSQAAIALEAAADFEDCRTAAYPFDMKTGADGCLIINSGLWVRQMVTDIKRGVPRGRIAARFHLTLAGMMVDAAVKVAQETGLDRVVLSGGVFNNDTIFSHITRMLKTKGFKVYTHSIVPCGDGGIALGQAMAAGALQGKMNGI, encoded by the coding sequence ATGGGTTCTTCCGGTATCGCGGCAAAAAAGATTGAAATTTCAGGGGTGGTCCAGGGTGTTGGATTCCGCCCTTTTTTATTTGGTTTAGCCTGCGCGCACCATCTTTGCGGCCATGTGTCCAATACTGATTTTGGTGTAGCGATTTTTATCCAGGGTGCGCCAAAGGATTTGGATGCGTTTATTTTGGATGTCTTGGAAAAAAAACCGCTGCTGTCGCAGATTTCAGACATGGTATCAACGGATACACAGCCTTTGGAGCTGACTGATTTTAAGATTGTTAAAAGCCGGGATACCCAGACCAGATCTGCCTTGATCTCCCCGGATGTGGGGGTGTGCCCCGATTGCCTCAAAGAGATGCAGGATCCCGCTGACCGCCGGTTTGAATACCCTTTTATCAATTGCACCAATTGCGGGCCAAGATACACCATCATCCGGGATATTCCCTATGACCGGCCAAAAACCGCCATGAAATCCTTTGCCATGTGCCCGGACTGCCGGAAAGAATATGAAGATCCATTAAACCGGCGGTTCCATGCCCAACCCAATGCCTGCCCGGTTTGCGGTCCCCAGGTGTTTTTGCTCGACAATAAGGGAAAACAGGTGGACGGGAAGAACCCGGCACAGGCCATGGCACTTGCAGCCCAGTTTCTCAGGCAGGGAAAAATTGTTGCGGTCAAGGGGCTGGGCGGGTTTCACCTGGCTGTGGATGCCGCCAATGAGACGGCTGTTGAACGGCTGCGCCAAAGAAAAAAACGCCCCCATAAACCCTTTGCCTTGATGGCGGCCTGGGATTCTTCCCTGTTTCACCATGTTTGCATGGATGGGGATGAAAAAGCGCTGCTTTTATCCTATCAGCGGCCCGTTGTATTGTTGAAAAAAAAGGCCTTGTCCAAATCCGTGAGCACGGGTCCGGCCCCGAATCTGGCCCCGGACAATCGTTGTCTTGGTATCATGCTGCCCTATACACCGCTGCACTATCTGCTTTTGGAGAAGGGACCCGATATTCTGGTCATGACCTCGGGGAACCGGTCCGGCGAGCCCTTGTCCATTGACAATGCACATGCGCTGGATGCCTTTTCCCATATTGCCGACTATTTTCTGCTCCACAACCGGGATATATACTTTAGGGCCGATGACTCCATTGCCAAAATTCAGCAGGGTAAGGTGCGGTTTCTGCGCAGATCCAGGGGATATGCCCCCCTGCCTGTGGATATCACACCGCCTGTAAAAGACGGGTTTGCCAATATCCTTGGCTGCGGGGCGGGTATGAAATCCACCATCTGTCTGACCAGGGACCGCTACGCCTTTTTAAGCCCGCACATCGGAGATCTGGAATCGGTGCAGGTCCATAATTTTTATAGCGCCACCATTGAACATATGCAAAAAATCCTGGATATCCGGTCGATGTGTGTGGCCCATGACCTGCATCCGGGATATTTTTCCACCCGGTTCGCCAAAATGCTTAGCTGTCAGGGTCTGCCCCTGATAGGGGTTCAGCACCACCACGCCCATGCCCTTTCCTGCATGGCGGAAAATCATCTGGACGGCAAGGTGCTTGCCCTGACCCTGGACGGCACCGGCCTGGGGACGGACGGTCACATCTGGGGTGGTGAAGTCCTGGCCTGCACCTATGAGGGGTTTGAGCGCCGGGCCCGGCTCAATTACCTGCCCATGCCCGGAGGGGATGCGGCGGTGATGGAACCCTGGCGCATGGCGGCGTCCCTGTTATATAAGGTATATGGGTCAGGAATAATGGATCTGGATATCCCCTTTGTCCGGTCTCTTAATACATCCAAGCTTGCATTTTTAATTCAGATGATGAAACAACAGGTGAACAGTCCGATGACATCCAGCACAGGACGTTTGTTCGATGCCGTATCCGCCCTTTTGATGCTCTGCCACAAAATCTCCTATGACAGCCAGGCAGCCATTGCCCTGGAGGCGGCTGCAGATTTTGAAGACTGCCGAACGGCGGCGTATCCCTTTGACATGAAAACCGGGGCTGACGGCTGCCTTATTATCAATTCCGGGCTATGGGTACGACAGATGGTAACCGATATCAAACGTGGTGTGCCCCGGGGCCGGATTGCGGCCCGGTTTCATCTGACCCTGGCCGGCATGATGGTGGATGCGGCCGTGAAGGTTGCTCAGGAAACCGGACTTGACCGGGTGGTTCTGTCCGGCGGGGTGTTTAACAATGATACGATTTTTTCCCACATAACCCGTATGCTTAAAACCAAGGGCTTTAAGGTATATACCCACAGTATTGTTCCCTGCGGCGATGGCGGTATTGCCCTGGGTCAGGCCATGGCGGCCGGGGCCCTTCAAGGCAAAATGAATGGAATTTAA
- a CDS encoding elongator complex protein 3 — MSPPLVIPFFIPHQGCPHLCVFCNQRLIAKQTSETQKFDNETERLSDAIHTYLQFKKNRSRVELAFFGGNFLGLEKARILTLLKAVQPWIRQGQIHAIRCSTRPDTITRQVIDLARPLGLETVELGVQSMDDQVLALAERGHTSEDTRKALALLKENGLKTGVQVMVGLPGDNDCGAVRTAKELSELKPDLARIYPLLVLNGSRLAQWYRSGRYVPLSLDQAVTQTKKMVKIFRCSGVSVARIGLQATPMMDDAGQMIAGPWHPAFGHLVLSALMFDQACEQIGTLLTGRQGIGESGEKKSVVLQVHPRSLSRLQGDRKTNIDRLTQAYPGICFYIERVDSLDIDKVHARILNV, encoded by the coding sequence ATGTCCCCGCCCCTGGTAATCCCTTTTTTTATTCCCCACCAAGGATGCCCCCATTTATGCGTATTTTGTAACCAACGCCTGATCGCAAAACAGACGTCCGAAACGCAGAAGTTTGACAATGAGACCGAACGTCTGTCAGATGCTATCCATACCTATCTTCAGTTTAAAAAAAATCGTTCCCGAGTGGAATTGGCTTTTTTCGGCGGCAATTTTCTTGGGCTGGAAAAAGCCAGAATCCTTACACTGCTTAAGGCGGTACAGCCATGGATCCGGCAGGGCCAAATCCATGCCATTCGCTGCTCCACACGTCCGGATACTATCACTCGCCAGGTTATAGATCTTGCCCGGCCACTTGGCCTTGAAACCGTAGAACTGGGTGTCCAGTCCATGGATGATCAAGTACTTGCCCTGGCCGAAAGGGGGCACACAAGTGAGGATACCCGCAAAGCCCTGGCCCTGCTTAAGGAAAATGGCCTTAAAACCGGGGTGCAGGTGATGGTTGGACTGCCCGGCGATAACGATTGCGGTGCTGTACGTACAGCAAAGGAACTATCGGAACTTAAACCGGATCTTGCTAGGATATACCCTCTGTTGGTACTGAATGGTTCCAGGCTTGCCCAATGGTACCGGTCCGGACGTTATGTGCCGTTAAGTCTTGACCAGGCTGTTACTCAGACAAAAAAAATGGTCAAAATTTTCAGGTGTTCCGGGGTATCGGTAGCACGCATAGGGCTTCAGGCCACACCGATGATGGATGACGCCGGCCAGATGATTGCCGGTCCATGGCATCCGGCTTTTGGTCATCTGGTTTTATCCGCCCTTATGTTTGACCAGGCCTGCGAACAAATCGGCACGCTCCTAACAGGCCGGCAAGGGATTGGAGAATCAGGTGAAAAAAAGAGTGTTGTTCTCCAGGTACACCCCAGGTCTTTGTCCCGGCTCCAGGGTGACCGGAAAACGAATATAGACCGGCTTACCCAAGCATACCCAGGGATCTGTTTTTACATTGAACGGGTTGATTCCCTGGATATAGATAAGGTTCATGCCCGCATCTTAAACGTATAA
- the cobT gene encoding nicotinate-nucleotide--dimethylbenzimidazole phosphoribosyltransferase, producing MSLLEQTISIIKPELNQEAFAKAKQRLQDQAKPPGSLGIMEDIGARLAAIKGTIDVHLTNKQIITCAGDHGVVEEGVSAFPAEVTPQMVFNFVGGGASVNIIGRHAGARVKAADIGVNYDFDPVLPIFHKKVKHGTDNFTKGPAMSRKEAVKSIEAGIEIVNELHAQTPVDLLGTGDMGIGNTTPSTAIIAALSGLPVESLTSRGTGVDDKGLAKKIAAIQKGLEINRPDPKDPLDVLAKVGGLEIGGLAGLVIGAAAKGIPVVCDGLISTAGALIACELAPAAKNYLFASHKSVEIGHKYMHDRLGLEPLIDLKFRLGEGTGAAVCMALLDLATRILADIKTFEEVCVSNKQHYSSHAS from the coding sequence ATGTCCCTGCTTGAACAGACCATTTCGATCATCAAACCCGAACTTAATCAGGAAGCGTTTGCAAAGGCCAAACAGCGTCTTCAGGACCAGGCAAAACCCCCGGGCAGCCTTGGAATTATGGAAGATATCGGGGCTCGCCTGGCCGCCATTAAAGGAACCATTGACGTCCATTTAACCAATAAACAGATCATCACCTGCGCCGGTGACCATGGTGTGGTTGAGGAAGGGGTCAGTGCCTTCCCCGCAGAAGTAACGCCCCAGATGGTGTTTAATTTCGTCGGGGGCGGGGCATCCGTCAACATCATCGGCAGACATGCCGGGGCCCGGGTGAAAGCCGCGGATATCGGTGTGAATTATGATTTTGACCCCGTGCTTCCCATTTTTCATAAAAAAGTGAAGCACGGCACCGACAATTTTACAAAGGGCCCTGCCATGAGCCGGAAAGAGGCGGTTAAATCCATTGAAGCAGGCATTGAAATCGTCAACGAACTGCACGCCCAAACCCCTGTGGATCTTCTGGGCACAGGGGATATGGGCATTGGAAATACCACGCCCTCTACTGCCATTATTGCGGCACTTTCAGGCCTGCCGGTGGAGAGCCTGACCAGCCGTGGCACAGGGGTTGACGATAAAGGCCTTGCCAAAAAGATTGCTGCAATCCAAAAGGGACTGGAGATAAACAGACCTGATCCCAAGGATCCCCTTGATGTGCTGGCCAAGGTCGGGGGTCTTGAAATCGGCGGCTTGGCTGGGCTGGTGATCGGTGCTGCCGCTAAAGGCATTCCGGTGGTCTGCGACGGACTGATATCCACGGCAGGCGCCCTGATTGCCTGTGAACTGGCCCCGGCCGCAAAAAATTACCTGTTTGCCTCTCACAAATCCGTGGAGATCGGCCATAAATATATGCACGACCGCCTGGGTCTGGAGCCTTTGATAGACTTGAAATTCCGTCTTGGGGAAGGTACAGGTGCTGCTGTGTGTATGGCGCTTCTGGATCTTGCCACGCGCATTCTTGCGGATATTAAGACCTTTGAAGAAGTGTGTGTCTCCAATAAACAACACTATTCGTCCCACGCCTCGTAG
- a CDS encoding DEAD/DEAH box helicase — translation MKFDTYAINSTLKKNLKAQGLIRPTDIQYKAIPSILKGEDVLAIAQTGTGKTVAFAVPVIDIILNLKKTKKDQGIQSIIMVPTRELAVQIQDVFMALCRKTRVNPFAVFGGVEQEHQIQTLTKGVDILIATPGRMFDLISQKAIDIRQVKILILDEADQMLAKGFFDDIQCIKRLLKQRHQTLFFSATIDKNIKKLAYSQVKSSAVRIQISPEDPVSKNVSHYVLFVEMDDKRFFLRKFIRENPESKILVFVRTTVRAERVAKALERAGINALTIYGKKDQDERLAVLNRFKQGDDKILIATDVSARGIDIPNVDYVINYDLPEQKEIYVHRVGRTGRGRSKGKAISFCSSEEKDLLTQIQDFLGKEIEKITVSKDEYTFTVEVTETSKNIREMILANEEWEKKKGRRKTGK, via the coding sequence ATGAAATTTGACACCTATGCAATAAACAGCACCCTGAAAAAAAATCTGAAAGCCCAGGGGCTTATCAGGCCTACAGATATTCAGTACAAAGCGATTCCCTCTATATTAAAAGGGGAAGACGTCCTGGCTATTGCACAGACTGGAACCGGCAAAACCGTGGCATTTGCGGTACCGGTTATAGATATCATCCTGAATCTGAAAAAAACCAAAAAAGACCAGGGCATCCAAAGTATTATTATGGTTCCCACCAGAGAGTTGGCCGTCCAGATACAGGACGTATTTATGGCGTTATGCCGCAAAACAAGGGTGAATCCCTTTGCCGTTTTCGGCGGTGTGGAACAGGAGCATCAGATTCAAACCCTTACTAAAGGGGTTGATATCCTGATTGCCACGCCGGGCCGCATGTTTGACCTGATCAGCCAGAAAGCCATTGATATCCGACAGGTTAAAATTTTAATCCTTGATGAAGCCGATCAAATGCTGGCCAAAGGATTTTTTGATGATATCCAGTGCATCAAACGACTTTTAAAACAACGGCACCAAACCCTGTTTTTTTCAGCAACAATAGACAAAAACATTAAGAAGCTCGCCTATTCACAGGTTAAGTCATCTGCCGTACGGATCCAGATATCACCTGAAGATCCGGTATCAAAAAATGTATCCCACTATGTCCTTTTTGTGGAAATGGACGACAAACGCTTTTTCCTGCGCAAATTCATCCGGGAAAATCCGGAAAGCAAAATCCTGGTTTTTGTCAGGACGACCGTACGGGCCGAACGGGTGGCCAAAGCCCTGGAAAGAGCGGGCATAAATGCATTGACCATTTATGGCAAAAAAGATCAGGACGAGCGACTGGCGGTTTTGAACCGGTTTAAGCAGGGTGATGACAAGATACTGATTGCCACGGATGTGTCAGCCCGGGGCATTGACATCCCCAATGTTGACTATGTGATCAATTATGATCTTCCGGAACAAAAAGAAATTTATGTCCATCGGGTCGGCAGAACCGGTCGCGGCCGATCCAAAGGCAAAGCCATATCATTTTGCAGCAGTGAGGAGAAGGATCTGTTAACACAAATCCAGGATTTTTTAGGTAAGGAAATAGAAAAAATAACCGTTTCCAAGGACGAATATACCTTTACGGTTGAGGTCACGGAAACATCAAAAAATATCAGAGAAATGATTCTGGCAAACGAAGAGTGGGAAAAGAAAAAAGGGCGTCGAAAAACCGGTAAATGA
- the dksA gene encoding RNA polymerase-binding protein DksA, protein MKQEDLDYFKALLTERLNELLSHADTTVTDMTQPKENFADPTDRASHEADRTFELRIRDREHKLIKKIKKALERIENGTFGQCESCEEEISIERLKARPVTTQCITCKTREENMEKALGI, encoded by the coding sequence ATGAAACAAGAAGATTTGGATTATTTTAAAGCGTTGTTAACTGAACGGCTCAATGAGTTGCTTTCCCATGCCGACACAACCGTTACAGACATGACCCAGCCCAAGGAGAACTTTGCTGATCCTACGGACCGGGCCTCCCATGAGGCGGACAGAACTTTTGAACTGCGCATCCGGGACCGGGAACACAAACTGATTAAAAAAATCAAAAAGGCCTTAGAGCGAATTGAAAACGGTACATTCGGCCAGTGCGAAAGCTGCGAGGAGGAAATTTCCATAGAACGCCTCAAAGCCCGGCCGGTGACAACCCAGTGCATCACCTGCAAAACCCGTGAAGAGAACATGGAGAAGGCTCTGGGAATTTAA
- the hypD gene encoding hydrogenase formation protein HypD, with product MSLTYNQEFKDPELSKALVARIREKSARPLRIMEVCGTHTMAIFRYGIRSVLPDTITLLSGPGCPVCVTAQKDIDAYVMLARRPDVILTTFGDLMKVPGSGSSLAAEKAKGADVRMVYSIFDALSVAKENPDKEIVFCAVGFETTIPTIAGGILTAKAQGINNFSVYSANKLTPPALAALMETDGVEIDGFILPGHVSVITGPDAFAPSFEKYRIPAVVTGFEPVDILKALLMLVEQNASQAPRLVNAYPRAVADAGNPKARAIMDQVFEKADALWRGIGNIPDSGMVLRDLFHEVDAARKFDISIPDTPEPAGCDCGQILMGLKRPDQCRLYKKACTPIHPVGPCMVSSEGACAAFYKYSR from the coding sequence ATGAGTTTGACATATAATCAGGAATTCAAAGATCCTGAACTTTCAAAGGCCCTGGTGGCCCGTATCCGTGAAAAAAGCGCCCGCCCGTTGCGGATAATGGAAGTGTGCGGCACCCATACCATGGCCATTTTTCGCTACGGTATCCGCTCTGTACTGCCCGACACCATTACCCTTTTGTCAGGCCCCGGCTGTCCCGTGTGCGTAACCGCCCAAAAGGACATTGACGCCTATGTAATGCTGGCACGCAGGCCTGATGTGATCCTGACCACCTTCGGTGATCTGATGAAGGTGCCGGGATCCGGGTCCAGCCTTGCTGCGGAAAAAGCCAAGGGTGCCGATGTCCGGATGGTCTATTCCATTTTTGATGCCCTGTCCGTGGCAAAGGAAAATCCGGACAAAGAGATAGTATTTTGCGCAGTGGGTTTTGAGACCACCATTCCGACCATTGCAGGGGGAATACTCACAGCCAAAGCCCAGGGGATAAATAATTTCAGCGTTTATAGCGCAAACAAGCTGACTCCGCCGGCATTAGCCGCGCTCATGGAGACCGACGGCGTGGAGATAGACGGATTTATTCTGCCCGGGCACGTATCAGTGATCACAGGGCCTGACGCATTTGCCCCGAGCTTTGAAAAATACCGGATACCTGCGGTGGTTACAGGATTTGAACCTGTGGATATCCTTAAGGCATTACTCATGCTGGTGGAACAAAATGCCTCCCAAGCACCCAGGCTGGTAAATGCCTATCCCCGGGCCGTGGCTGATGCCGGGAACCCCAAAGCCCGGGCAATCATGGATCAGGTGTTTGAAAAAGCCGACGCCCTCTGGCGGGGGATTGGCAATATTCCGGATTCAGGCATGGTGCTGAGAGACTTGTTTCATGAAGTTGACGCTGCCAGAAAATTTGATATCTCGATTCCGGATACCCCGGAGCCGGCCGGGTGCGACTGCGGCCAAATTTTAATGGGACTGAAACGACCGGACCAGTGCCGACTGTATAAAAAAGCCTGTACCCCCATCCACCCTGTGGGCCCCTGCATGGTCTCCAGTGAAGGGGCCTGTGCGGCTTTTTATAAATACAGCAGATAA
- a CDS encoding 2'-5' RNA ligase family protein, which yields MTPDKSHKTNETIRCFIAIVLDGQMKRQIGQIQTAIRSSGIDARWPSAQNFHLTLKFLGNISQQALPCIKAILSEAIADKSRFNITFNRLINPGPSDKKPASFVRGCPLVFILWQSEIETSFIFPALKIATQDTFPEATPLQP from the coding sequence TTGACTCCTGATAAAAGCCATAAAACAAACGAGACAATCCGATGTTTTATCGCAATCGTTCTTGACGGGCAGATGAAGCGTCAAATAGGTCAAATCCAGACTGCAATTCGTTCCTCCGGCATTGATGCAAGATGGCCTTCAGCTCAAAATTTTCATCTAACCCTAAAATTTCTCGGAAATATTTCACAGCAAGCCCTACCCTGCATTAAAGCAATACTATCCGAAGCGATTGCCGATAAGTCCCGGTTTAATATAACATTTAACCGACTGATCAACCCAGGTCCATCTGATAAAAAGCCGGCTTCATTCGTCAGGGGCTGTCCACTCGTCTTTATTCTGTGGCAATCTGAAATAGAAACATCTTTTATCTTCCCCGCTTTAAAAATTGCAACTCAGGATACCTTCCCTGAGGCCACACCTCTTCAACCGTGA
- the hypE gene encoding hydrogenase expression/formation protein HypE, with translation MNDNDTILLDHGAGGKVSHAMFSELILPLFDNGLLAKQDDGAIFEVPAGKLAFSTDSYTVDPIFFPGGDIGELAVNGTVNDVAMCGATPLYISVGLIIEEGMKISDLKRILQSMAGAAKKAGVRIVTGDTKVVPRGKVDKIFINTSGIGLIPAGVNVSGDRARPGDKVIVSGTIADHGVTILSEREGLKFDSDIKSDSAPLNHMVKAVLESGCSVHVLRDPTRGGVGTTLNEIAVQSKVGIQLFEDRLPVRGPVRGICEFLGFDPLYLANEGKLIAIVPGADAKKVLDIIRRDEFGKEAVIVGEVTDQDPGRVVLETLIGGTRIVDMLTGEQLPRIC, from the coding sequence ATGAACGATAATGATACAATCCTTCTGGACCACGGTGCCGGGGGCAAGGTTTCCCATGCCATGTTTTCGGAATTGATTTTGCCTTTGTTCGATAACGGACTATTGGCGAAACAGGACGATGGCGCAATTTTTGAAGTACCCGCGGGGAAGCTCGCTTTTTCAACGGATTCCTATACTGTGGACCCCATCTTTTTTCCCGGCGGGGATATTGGTGAACTTGCCGTGAACGGTACTGTCAATGATGTAGCCATGTGCGGGGCAACCCCCTTATATATATCAGTCGGGCTTATCATTGAAGAAGGCATGAAGATTTCCGACCTTAAACGCATCCTTCAATCCATGGCCGGGGCTGCCAAAAAGGCGGGGGTCCGGATAGTCACAGGCGACACCAAAGTGGTGCCCCGGGGAAAGGTTGATAAAATATTCATTAACACCTCCGGGATCGGCCTTATTCCGGCCGGGGTCAATGTCTCGGGTGACAGGGCGCGACCCGGCGATAAAGTGATTGTTTCAGGTACAATTGCCGATCATGGCGTCACCATATTGAGCGAACGCGAAGGGCTAAAATTTGATTCAGATATAAAAAGCGATTCTGCACCCTTAAACCACATGGTCAAAGCGGTGCTGGAATCAGGCTGTTCGGTTCACGTGCTGCGGGACCCCACCCGTGGAGGCGTTGGTACAACATTGAACGAAATTGCCGTCCAGTCAAAGGTGGGCATCCAGCTTTTTGAGGACCGTCTGCCGGTGCGCGGTCCGGTCCGGGGCATTTGCGAGTTTTTAGGGTTTGACCCCCTCTACCTGGCCAATGAGGGCAAGCTCATCGCCATTGTACCTGGAGCGGATGCCAAGAAGGTGTTGGATATTATTCGCCGGGATGAATTCGGCAAAGAGGCTGTGATTGTCGGAGAGGTTACAGATCAGGACCCCGGCCGGGTGGTGTTGGAAACGCTTATCGGCGGCACCCGGATTGTGGATATGCTAACCGGCGAACAGCTGCCCCGGATCTGCTGA